The sequence gtgttagtatataatattgaataacgaaAGCTAAAGAATATAACAAATAgccaatttattataaaattgtataaaatcgactgtatttataaaaaactaggtAATGTTACTATTAATGTACTGTAGAGGGCGCCACTTTGCATCACGGTCGGGGTTACCAGACTTCACAATTTTCGCGGGATGTCccattatttaatgaataaaaatacaataacctGGATTATCGTATGTGCCGCCAAGTGCCAGAAATCAAAGAATTTTTAAACATGTGCACAATTACTAAGCGTCATTTACTATCCCAAGTTGGCTATAGTCATATCCCGCTTTTCTTactataggtgccgccaaacaacttgaacaattttgctacatcttagtgaacgatttttaggtcagtttaggtataatagtttgcgcaaaggcgagggcgttgcagcttcgaccacccgactggtataacagccaaccaagtgtcttctgcactgggtctacattctgtttactttctaatacagcaaattatgttcaagttgtttggcgacgtctatatTAGAGTTCAAAAAATCGAATATTGGCGATAATAAATCTGGCAACACTGATTCGAggtatacataattaatatacgTTATAAAGATAACTGTGAGAATGCATTTGGCAAATAATTTCTTACACCAATTGCGCCTTTTATATGCTGGATATAATTTCTAAGGTTTTGTGTACATAAGGCACTATACAATTACATCTTAGTGCGAATGcgaaataacatttaatattacgaCGACTGTGGTAAACACAGATAAAACATGTTGGACGTCATTCACTCTTTTCATTCATTGGTCTTTTATGAATGCAAATGATCTGTCTTACCGAGAGGtatcatatttataacactggtaactgggttgtggaggtccgagaggcagtcgctccatgtaaaatactagtattcagctgcatccggtgagactggaaaccaactctaacatagttggaagaaaggcttagTAGATTTTTTAGTTATGATACTTAACTAGATCAATATAAATtactcacccccggtttctgaggtacatttaacggtagtttatctattcaatagcgtttgaagtcatataaaaaacgctattgtatagataaactaccgctaaagaAACCgggaaaccgggggtaagtagaTTTCTTAGTTACGATACTTAACTGGATcaatattaattgattaatcttgcaaaaaatgtattaattgcGATGCATTAAAGTGACGCGTAATTACCaatgaatgaaattaatttggAATGACATCCAAACTTAACAAACAGGTGATTCTTActaattagaataatattttgtaatttgtaaatacgTATGTGTAATATGATATTTAAGGTTCTTTCATAGTgtatagtattttatacattcccaCACGTAAAATCCATTTATAAGTCAACGTTTGAAATTTTGTTCAATAGATGGCATTAGTTTCGTTTCTTAACATTATTATGGACTTAAGTTTGAGGacatccgtggcgcagtgattaaagTGATTAGTATCCTACTCTATATTGTACTTGAGAGATCGTATGTTTGATTCCGAAACTGCCAGAtccataaattattgtttaggGTTTGggtaattttatactaatttgTATGCAGGCAGTTGTTTAAGATACTATAcactatgaaaataataataaaataatacatgtgACTGTGTTGTCATAAGAATAGAATAAGTtcctttatatattttaatataaaatgatcttccattattttaatgttcGATATTTTGTTGATTACATCCAAATTTTCTGTTGGAATGTCGAAGAAATATGATTGTTCTAAAAACGAGCAATTTGACAGTGATTGTTAAGTTCtataaaactagaaaaaaaattgagtaaCCTATCGATATCCGACGACAGGTTATTAAGACCCgtcgttttgttttctttgtctaactcttattttaaatacaatccATATTTCTTCGACATTCAATTATTATTCTCGAATTTTATTGCTAATTTAATTACTCATAACTGACTTAATTTAGGACAACCCAGTGCATTgggttcataatattattatttattattaatttatttaatcgatAATTTAACATTGTAATATTGTGCAGTCGATCgattaagcacatcactattGGTAACGTCACCGTTGCCTCACTATTCTTCATTCCAATTTATTCCTTTTCTTccaattttatagaaaaatttcAGCCaggatttaaaatgtgtttaaggCAGAAAAAAATCAGCTAATTTAGCTGTGGATGGACGCTCAATATTGTAATACAGATAGCTTAAAtatcgtaataataaaataaataaggttctgtaagaaattttcataatttcataacatttaTGTTGAAGCTCATTGcgttagaattatttttatacgtaaaatACGTAAGACTATTCTttcaaaaacaagttttttttttcattggcTGTATCATTCATGTTTGTCGTATCGTGGAAACGGGTTACTTTATGTCAAATGCAATGAAAATTCCCGCGCTTTTGAAACAGTTTATCCCTGGCTAAAGTAACCCGCTTCTACCCAGTTTTTAACATTTGTATTTTCATGGAAGAAACTTCAAAACTATACCGTATAAGACTGTGATCTgcattgtattgaaataataattattataaataataattgtgctGTATATAGCCCAAGTTATGTATttgtaacttaataatatattaaatggtTTTGTTTCCTGTGACTTTTATTTGGagtggttttttatttattcaaaatctctatattattatatgattttgaaTGATGTCctcctatattttttatagccgATATATCACTGTTCAGGACTTTTTTATTCTGCTTGTGACAATTCACATTTACGCTCTCTATTGAATACTGTCATAGCCCAGTAGGACGAATAATATCGAAGACCTTAAATTCATTCCTTCCTGGCCTTCTTGCCTTGAAACTCTcaggattatttttttaaccgactCGCGATTCGAACTAGAGACCTCTATGCAACAGTCCTATTCAACCAACTGCGCCACAACTTTACTAGTTTCAGCAATAAAAGTTGGAAACACCTAACTAAATTCTCCCAGTGTCTTTTTGTTACACGACGCAAAATCAAACAATAGGTACGCTCGTACAGGCAGGCTTGTGTAAACAATAGGTGCTGTTGAAACGCCTAATGTAGGCATAATAAAACTAACTGGCAGAATATTGTGCGCACTtagtgtcaataaaaaaaaacaactacgTACAATACGTCGAAACGCAGaagtgtaaaattaattaatgattaaaCACTCAATTCGATTTTTAATTGAGTgcagagaaaaataataaaaagtatgtacAGTTTAAATTCTGACCACTAGCGAGTAGCGACCAATGAGTGATAGAAAAtcggtaataataatataatgtcatCGCGAATAAGCATTTATTTGTTATGCATTCAAATCTTTTTCTTTTGCGGAAATGCGGATTATGACTCAACGTGTGTAAGTATTTAGCCAATAATCGTTAATAACTAAGATAAATTAGGTGATAGTCAAGCTCAAATAAcgcaaaatataaacataacctcaaaataagTTAAGTCTTCGAACAAAAccaattaattgaaatattatctttttaatctTTTATTACCATTTAGCACCTAATGAGTAGTTTTAATCTAATTACTTATCTCttgataaaactttaaaatccTTTTATCTCCAATACTTCACTCATTTCcttgtttttcattcattctttCGTATTACCGAATGAACGATTTATACAATGTAATGTAGCTGTCTCTTTctttcatgaataaaatataatacaaatatattttggtagAAAAAGACGATCTATATATTTAATGATCAGCAGGTGAGTCAGAATTTAGTTGATAATTGAATTCCGGTGTATTATGTTGTAATTCGTAAACACACGATATTAAAACGTACTTCTATAGTTTAATTGCTATAATTATCTGttagaagaataaaaataagtcaaaatGACTGCGGATGTAAAACCCATGAGTTTTGCAAAGTTTTGCAATGGAAGAGAACCCGAGACCTTTCTATTTGAGGATGAACTGGTAAGCAATTTCTCCATAACAatgttttatcaataaatttatacaaCTTAGCCCACGTTTACAGACCTTTTGAGACCAGGCACCGGTATAAGGATAAACTACGTTTTAAACGTTCCAGTTGCAAATTAACTACGCTAAACCTTTGGCCTTCTAACttcaaagttttgttttattttgctaatCGGGATATTTTTATTCTCTGCTTAGTGCTTCTTTTTATTAGGTCTGTACTAACTTGCGAAAGCGGCTGAATACATTTTGTTAGGTGTTCGAATAACTTAGCACAAATATCGTTTAAAAGCACTTATCTACTACttttgactattttttttttaaataaaatacaatgtttgACTTTTGCGTATCTTACATCTAACCAGCTAAATCCATTTGTAAGGTAATGAGAAAGCATTATAAAAATCccaaagacattttattataatcatgaACTCATaaggatgtttgtttgtttcagtgCGTAGTATTCGATGAGGAAGTAAACAAGCAAGCGCCTGTACATTTCCTCGTCGTACCTAAAAGGACGATCCCCCGCCTTGTCGATGTGTCATTGGATGATGAAAAATTATTAGGTTCGTGTTATTTCTTATCTGTGAATCATTTTACGATATtgttggtttttaatttatcattatgacattttactttttttttgtcgaACGGAATGATGCAAGTCCAGGTGATTAGGATTTTATCCGAGACAGAGAGACCGAGGTGGCCAATATGACATGTAGTCATCGCAGATGCCGCGTTACAAGTGCTTTAGAGTCGGGAGgtacgtgggttcgattccctgaACCCTATTTGGAAAAAATCAAGCTTCAAGTTCAGTCAGTCAAAGATGATTCAATTCGATCCTAAAAtgcgttattttttattctcataTTTATCACATTATTCAGGACATTTGCTGATCACCGCCCGCCGTATAGCTAAAGAAAAAGTCATAGACCAAAAAGGTTTCAGAGTCGTGATGAACGAAGGTCCACAATCTTGTCAGCAAGTTGATGAATTTTATGTTCAAGTCTTCGGTGGAAGGCAGATGGGATGGCCGTTCTCGTAAAATAAACGTTTAGTATATAGTCAGCTGTTTTATTTCgccttttttgtttcagatcaTATGTTGTCGGTTGCTAAGCAGGTTGCTATAAATTTGAGACTGGACCGAACTGGGTACCACGTAATGGTTGACGAGAATCATCGGACTAACAAGTTGAAGTCTATTCATGTTTTCGGGAGAGCCCTGCATCATATGATATGGCCTACGGGACCGggatttaaattgtaaaattgtgCTACAAATATCAATGTTATCTTTAGAAATAATGGCCTGTGATGTTTTGTATTatataagataaattatttaaataaaggttaaagttaaatcaattgtttttatttaagatgCCTTATTAAAATTTAGAGCAAAAACTAAACGAAACGTCAAAATTTGACATATTTGACAAGAAATTTTCTCCAAGATGGCGGGTGGTGAGACTGAAAATTCTCCTGCTGCGAAACCACAATCAGCAACTCCGATGGGTGAAGTAGAAAAGGCGCAGACCGCGGCCTCTGGCGGGGACACAATCTTCGGGAAGATCCTGAGGAAGGAAATACCAGCAAAGTTCGTGTACGAAGATGACCAGGTGACATATTATCATGCGCTGCCGGCCGGTAGCTTTATCAGCTGTTATTATTAACTTTCAATTACTTCTCGAACATTGACGATAACTGCAATATAaacatttagataaaaaaactattagtGTGCCTAAGTTTTGCTACTTTCTGATGCAACTTGCCAATCAATaaaggttatattttatttatttgttgcaGTGTGTGGCGTTCCACGATGTCGCTCCACAGGCTCCCACTCACATCCTAGTGATCCCAAGGAAGCCGATCTCACAGTTGTCTAAAGCTGACGACTCGGATGAACAACTCCTTGGTAAACAACCTTATATACACAGAATATCTTGTttacattaaacaatattattctgATTTGAACCTTATACTTTGGTTTTGATAACTTTCAATCGTACTATTTtgcaacaattaaaaataactcataatttattatctgaAACCATAATGCAGCATGCAAGAAATAAACATTGAGAACTTAGCAATTGTATTCTTAGCTCCATGGATGAAATTCTAGAAGTATTTCTAAAGTATCAACAAAAATGAGCCTTAACTTATCATTATAAATAATCATGATCCAAATAATTGATCTGCTATCTAcctagttaatattttttaggattatttcattattttatgtaaattgtactatacctaATCTGGAACCAAGAACCAAAACTGCTAATTACTGCTTTCTTATAGGGCACCTGATGATTGCAGCGAAAAAGGTAGCCATCAAGGAAGGCCTTGACAAGTCTGGATTCCGCTTGGTCATCAATGATGGCAAGAATGGAGCACAGAGTGTATATCACCTACATGTGCATATCCTAGGTGGTCGCCAAATGCACTGGCCACCTGGCTAATTACCTAGTGTAAGCTgtatgcatttaaaaataaaactggttttctttttaatttttttgttttttttgttgttgcttTGTTGAGTAGAGAAATAATGCCTTGTTACATGGGAAAAACTgcactaaataaattatattgatcaTCACTAAGAatgtatgttgtttttttattaagagaTGATAATATGGGGGTGGACTATAGTGGATTGTAGAAGTATGGAGAAAAAGAATGCATGTGTATTGtagtttaaaagtataatattttgttagtactTATACCTATCAAAACccgtattttattgtaatatatttaagcTATATCGTAGGTATGTCAGAAAACAATCAGACTAATTCAGTTTCACTGTGCAATTTTTTATCTGTATTGACCGAATGAATGAGTGTCATAACATTTTTCCTCCGCTGACATTGACATATGATAACCGAAATCATTCATTGATTGCATTCGTTTGTTGATCACCAAATTCTGCGGCAAAGATTTCAGCGCTATTTTaccaaaacaaaacttataatGTGTGAAAATCAAGCAGTAAATGCTATATTTACGAATTTCCAGAAGAACCTCGATGCCGAGCAGGATACTCGTGAGGTATAAACACTCCTTTTCACTTTTACGATTCTAGATTTGAATACGGCATCCCTCATAAACGCGTCTCACTGTCCatgttttatcaaataaactgttttatttcatcaatcaCTCGTGGTGTTATGAGAATCATGCGCGTTTGGTACAAAggtgtgtttttgtttgtcttttcaCTAGTTTTGAATGTTTAGGTTATACGCAACATCTGCAAAGATATCGGTCAGATATCGCGCGAAGTGACTACAATACTTCAAGTTATTCATCATAATGAAGCGGCCAGTAAGTTTTACTACTTGatacgttaaaaaaatattgaataatgagctaaaaaagttgtttttttaacaagaaCTTTGATGTCTTCCAATGATAAACAAAATGGTggtgaattaaaattatatgctGAAACCAAGTTAATGTCTAACGTGTAactgaaattgtaaaaaaaaaattaggcaattttttaccttaaaaatcAAATTGATGCCTCcaacaccaaaaaaaaaacaaaaaggaatatattttaaataagtaaatactcCATTACTAACTCCCTGCAAGGATCTCCTCtcagaatgagggaggggtcaggccttgcCACGAGACTAGTTAAATGAGGATTCATTCTGTAATATTTTGAGTTTGTTACTATTTTGTATCCCCATCTAGACTTAATTTGATATAAGACATATAAACTCTGCTTCCCCCTAGTTGGACCAGCATGCCAGAGAGCGAGGGAATCATTTGAAAAAGCAAGAGAAGGCTATGCAAAGCTGAAGGAGGCTCTACCAGAGACTGATTACTACAagttagatttaattatttatttaatacagcaCATAGAATTTTATTCTTTCTTGGTGGTCTTGTATGAtatgatgtatggatgtgaatgaggcaagggaagctTGTAAGGAATCATACCAAGTGGAGTTCTTTGGTTTTTGCctaaccctatgggaaaaaggtgtgatatctatactaatattataaggctgaagagtttgtttgtttgtttgaacgcgctaatctcgggaactactggtctgatttgcaaaattctttcagtgttagatagcccatttattgaggaaggctatagtctatatatcatcacgctacgaccaataggagcagagtaccagtgaaaaatgttacaaaaacggggaaaattatgattcttttatgtgacgcaagcgaagttgcgcgggtcagctagtaatgtataaaatccttatattttgtaaagagactgcagtattttattatattttgtaaagagaCTGCAGTATTTTAATTCTGTCCTATGTAACTATCTTAAATTGTATTCTAATGATGTATTAGTAGCCTATGTGGCAGCTTACACTCTGgtctataaaacattttaaaatcataatagtTTGAAGTTGTTTGTGTTACCAAATTGTTTtctgaaatgattttatttatggctAATTTCATATTTCACTTTGCTGAACTAACTTCAGGACCataaaacatactaatatattaACATTCTATCAATTACATCAtcgtgattaaaatatttaatagatttaaGATTGTCTTTTCCATACTTTACCCCAATGGAGAATATACTTCTTGCAGTAAACAGCTATTTTTTCTTACTCTTCTTTACTCTATTCCACTTGATTACATAGTtctgcttttttttcttttggaaGGAACAATTAAAAtgatacaaatttaaaataacagtaaatattttaccCTATAATACCGGGCAGATATCTTTGGACCAAGGTAGGATgaacattttatattctatagctacacaatttataaataaattgtatattgcAGATATCAAGAGCACTGGCGCAATATAACTCAGAGGTACTGCTTCCTGATTGCTCTCACTATATGGCTTGAAAAGGGGATCCTTGCCACACATGAAACTGTTGCTGAGGTCCTGGGCGGTAAGTTTGAAACCAATTTGATGAGCTTCGAGCATGCATGCTTTGGAGTTTAAGTCGCCATAATTGGGTACTCAGAattcgaaaaattattaatatttcgaGCTAACTCTcatattggacctccacaacccacaCTTACCATCCACaggtaagactggttgccagactttcgagcttctgactactgttaacaactgtcaaacaTCTTTGAAAATGCCCGCCGGttctcacaatttaacgtgccttccgaaacaatGAGGAACTAGATAATTAAAAGATGGTCACCTATTCACAGAACAACTTcagcaagcatagcttaacctcagagatacCATCCTGTTGTgtcataaacttaaaattttacctACAACAAGTTAGGCAACTCATCTAATTAATATGGTTTATTTCAGTTAGTGCAGTAGAAGAGAAGACTGGCTTCCATTTGGACATTGAAGACTATCTAAATGGACTCCTACAGCTGTGTTCAGAACTggtgaatataatttaaactaatttaaggAATTATCTCTTGCTACAgaagaaaaatatcgtgattTGGTGAAATCAGTTATTTTGATGGTTATTTTCAACACAATGACTTTTGATGATAGTCATATTCAATGCAAAAGTTTGGCGATTAAACTTATAATGCttgtttaaatgaaattgtatgTTTTCAGTCGCGATTGGCAGTCAACTCTGTAACGAGAGGTGATTATGAAAAACCATTGCAGATATCCAAATTCGTTATGGAGCTAAACGCTGGCTTtaggtatgtaaataaatcacaaatacacttagttttaaatactagcttataaaaatataaaagtttcacACATCTGAACAGGTTTCCTAATAGTTTTTACTAAAAGCTAGTGATTTTTGAGCAagtttttaagtatataatttctGCCTACTCCGTaggtgaaaaatatttcatttgatgTATGAATTTCATTAAGATTTTGGCTAAATTGGTTAAAATATTGGATTGGATAGTCAAAAGttcgtatatttataattgttatttattgtataaatatattttcgcaGGCTACTGAATCTCAAGAACGATCACTTGCGCAAGCGGTTCGACGTTCTGAAATACGACGTCAAGAAGATAGAGGAAGTGGTGTACGACCTCAGCATACGCGGCCTCAGGCCCAAGACGGAAGAATAAGCTCTCTTACTGTTAtagtacaattattattatacgctTCGAGTATTCGTatggcttttattttttgttggctaagttttagattatttcaagttttagaggtcattgcccagcagtgggacactcaaataggctaaaaaaaagttttatatttacagtcaatgactgtaaattaattaattgtaattatttgattattaggtcgggaaaaaagtctctcattatagtatgtatgaacttgtaataaaatcttttcgctacacaaaaaagctcgatatttgggtacctcacgagctcactgaaataaacctaatgaaccgtgtactaatttgtgattcttgtagccaaagagattttattacaagttcatacatgctataatgcgaaaagacttttcccccgacctaagattaatatttttttatatttatagtttatttaatatcttagtagaaagccttgtcatgcacgatttatcttgTCTAGATTatctatataaatgaaaatgaatcatCGTAActtatgtacgcgcataacttttaaacaactgaaccaaattggtatatatttttttttatatgtttgtaaaaggtgGGACAAGGTGTGTAAGAGATCAACGGAATCAGAATTTTGAGGTATCCTAGTGCTTGACGCTGCGATAAAATTGCATTGATAGTTTTTactgattattattaaatagtgCAAAACTGTCAAATTGTGTTCcgaactatttaaataattgacgaccaagtgagggtagacgtagaaactcgcgccacaaggagacgacgcttagcagttatatcagtcagcccgtgaccacggtcgatgtaatacGATCGAAACGTAGGGTATTAAATAAGGTATCGTTAACcttataatggagaatgttaacaaattttgatttttagccctccttattctttgttaaaaataaaaaatactagtgaaagaattacttcgatatctcaattagtttccgatttataagtaaaacaagttgtaaccgcacgacgcttgctctcggggacggtgtgacgtcactctacactacgctcagtctggctcacacagtccgcttgcggtcgcgcgctcggtgcgttgaaattatacctaaatactttttaaaatgttcaattcaaatactaggaaatcatatgttgtgcctaaatgtaataaaattttatgtaggtaagtagataagtaataataattaactttatcttatataatgaaacaaaatgaaacaatttctaaccggattgatcgcgaatttattgtttttacagtggcaggaaaaatgtaaaatcaataagtaggtacgcgattatttcgattaaaaattgtttctttataatatgcgtgatcgtgaatatctaacattagctgactcgcgcaacttcgcttgcgtcacataagagagaatgggtcaaaattttccccgtttctgtaacattttttattagtactctgctcctattggttgtagcgtgatgatatatagcctatagccttcctcgataaatggactagctaacagtgaaagttttttttaaattggaccaatagttcttgagattagcgcgttcaaacaaacaaactcttcagctttctaatattctagtatagatattacaaatatgtataatatactagaggccgcccgcgacttcgtccccatggaaacccttcccgtgtaaatcccgatccctcgggaactctgggataaaaagtagcctatgtgttattctgggccttcagctacctatataccaaatatcatcgtaatcggttcagtcacatttgcgtgaaagagtaacaaacatccatacatacatacaaacatccatacatacgtacatacatatatacatacatacctatatacatacattaaatatttaatgaaatattaaatattgctcgacaaatcacacacggtcatttgattccaaactaagcagagcttgtacaatggtaaccaaataactgataaacgtacttatatacttctcaatatatagataaattgacaaccaggacaaatactcgtgctcatcacacaaagatttgtcccggatgggattcaaaacctccatacgcggcgctacggttattgcggcaaggtgaccgcttagaccactgcgccaaacgtacggagtaaatagtacaaataaataaatagtatacatataatacaatagtatgtatacatacatgcatacattttcacaaactttcgtatttataataataaaaaggatttcggaggcaacaaaatctctatttgttgataaataatgcgcaaacattattttcatctattttaggtagattatccgattgccctttttcaaatccttcatccattttattaattgaataatatttattattactacaccataaatgtaataagcggatgcaaacacaacaaaatactgcgcaagttattacaccaacaacaacggctggcaac is a genomic window of Anticarsia gemmatalis isolate Benzon Research Colony breed Stoneville strain chromosome 27, ilAntGemm2 primary, whole genome shotgun sequence containing:
- the LOC142984524 gene encoding adenosine 5'-monophosphoramidase HINT1-like; protein product: MSDRKSMAGGETENSPAAKPQSATPMGEVEKAQTAASGGDTIFGKILRKEIPAKFVYEDDQCVAFHDVAPQAPTHILVIPRKPISQLSKADDSDEQLLGHLMIAAKKVAIKEGLDKSGFRLVINDGKNGAQSVYHLHVHILGGRQMHWPPG
- the LOC142984525 gene encoding adenosine 5'-monophosphoramidase HINT2-like isoform X2; the encoded protein is MTADVKPMSFAKFCNGREPETFLFEDELCVVFDEEVNKQAPVHFLVVPKRTIPRLVDVSLDDEKLLGHLLITARRIAKEKVIDQKGFRVVMNEGPQSCQQVDEFYVQVFGGRQMGWPFS
- the LOC142984525 gene encoding adenosine 5'-monophosphoramidase HINT2-like isoform X1; amino-acid sequence: MTADVKPMSFAKFCNGREPETFLFEDELCVVFDEEVNKQAPVHFLVVPKRTIPRLVDVSLDDEKLLDHMLSVAKQVAINLRLDRTGYHVMVDENHRTNKLKSIHVFGRALHHMIWPTGPGFKL
- the trsn gene encoding translin, which gives rise to MCENQAVNAIFTNFQKNLDAEQDTREVIRNICKDIGQISREVTTILQVIHHNEAAIGPACQRARESFEKAREGYAKLKEALPETDYYKYQEHWRNITQRYCFLIALTIWLEKGILATHETVAEVLGVSAVEEKTGFHLDIEDYLNGLLQLCSELSRLAVNSVTRGDYEKPLQISKFVMELNAGFRLLNLKNDHLRKRFDVLKYDVKKIEEVVYDLSIRGLRPKTEE